Genomic segment of Arachis hypogaea cultivar Tifrunner chromosome 11, arahy.Tifrunner.gnm2.J5K5, whole genome shotgun sequence:
TGAGTAAAAAGATTcaactttttcttaaaaaaatatttgtagagTCAATTTATTTCCAATAAAATAGATACATTCCGAGAAAGGAAAAAGTCTAAGAGTACATTTATATATCTGTATTTTGACCTCTCAAAAAATTTCTCAAGTTGTGACGTTGTCACAAGGGTGTGCAGATTCATTGTGTGAGATAAAGATGTGTACAAATTACATATCTTTCCATGCATGTGTTAAAACTTTTTTTATGCTTTATTATGGTACACTACACATATTGTTAATGGCAATCTTTTCCATTGTGCCACTTCTGTTGAAAGTGGATAATTAGTCTGATTTTGTTTGTCATAACTTTGATATAATGGCCTGGGTACGAAATAATTGACAAATTAGTTTGCATCTATGGAGATTAACGTCTATCTAGTTATCCAGGATATCACATGCTTTAGCATATTTGATGTTTCTAATGTACTTTTCTTGGTATGATCATTTACACAGGGGCCAGCAACACCAGAAAAGTTTGAAAGCCCAATCAGATCTAAGAGCATGAAAGATGAGCACTCACCATTGCTTAAGgtatttttgtttttgtaatttttttttggtctttTTACAACACAGCACAACACACTCATTGTCACACACACTACACTACATGGGTTCTTCTATTCCAATTATCTATTCATTGGCATCATCAAACCAAATGGATTTAATTTGACTACATATTAGCctaaagaattatatatatacatatacgatttacaagaaaaaaaactttcaataattttgtttatattcatcttttattttatacataatttttctaatttgattaatatttaatttgttatttcaATTATGAAATTACTATAAAAAGTCGTAACAAGTTTTAACACAAtaacttttgtttttattttatatagctATGTACACACCTTTTATAGTAAACATTATTATTTCGGCATCAGTATTTTCTTAACAATAAATATGTTGTCCgtgttttgttaattaaaaaataatttaaatatataattaattaattacaaacGTAGTTTTGCATTGGTGTCAGGAATTTGAATAACATTATTGGATAACGATTATCCAATAATTTGAAAATCTTAAAAGCACAAGCATTTATCTAGTGTTGCAAAACTCTTTTGTGTTGTAAAATGCAGAGTAATTAAATCTTATGGAATTCAATTTATCTATTAATggaagcatgcatttatattattGTAGAGAAATGGCTCCAAATCATGCCTCCAGCAGGTCCATGGTAGTAGCGGGCAAGAGAAATGTAGGAACAGATCAGAAAGGCACATAGATGAACTAACATGGAAccaagaaaaatcatcaatgagAACCTCTAGCACCACCAATGGTGACAAAAGTGACAAGAACCCTGAAATTGATTCCAGAAGATCACAAGCCACGTCATCATCAAGACGTAGGAACCTCTTTTCCACCACCAACAACCATGTCTTAGTTTCTGATCAGCATTGCATTAGTAGCAAGAGTTACACCACAAGCAACAACAAGAAGGAATCATCATCAGTGATATCTCTTCAATCAGGCCCAAGCCCATCTTGTGAGGTCCAGTCTCAGAGCCCAATGAAGCCCAATTGGGTTGAGGAGAGCCCATTATGTACAGCCGAAAGCAGCCCCCAATACCTATCAGCATCTTCCAAAGATAATGTACCCAAAAGAAGCCCTTTTGGTGGGTCAAGGAGTTATATTTGTCACTATTCTGATTACCCAAGTTACATGGCATGCACTGAATCTTCAAAGGCAAAAGTGAGGTCTCTTAGTGCCCCAAAACAAAGGCCCAACCAATGTGATAGGTCTAGTTCATCTAATAGGTACTCACTCAATGGATTGGGTTCTCAGAGGCCTAATTATGCTTTGCAAGGATGCTTCGCCAACAAGGGTTATCCAGGTTCTGGTCGTTTGGACAAGCTTGGAATGCCTGTGGGATATAGATTCTAATCTATTCTTTAGTTATATGGGGTTATGTTAAGACTAGGGTTTTAATTTAGGACCTTATTAAATTAACATGTGATCTTCCTAACCACCCTTTACTCGTTGGGCCTTA
This window contains:
- the LOC112722281 gene encoding protein IQ-DOMAIN 22 codes for the protein MGKASKWFRGLFGPKKQHLPQPSQTHSTPSYSVTSSPNPTKHKRRWTFVKSYRENHHHHQQQQQHVDASDPDKHAIAVAAATAAVAEAAVAAAQAAAAVVRLTSSSGRSANAGSVTAASSQDWAAVKIQSAFRGCLARRALRALKGLVKLQALVRGHIERKRTAQQMKKWQALLRAQARVCARRVHILQAPNSTSKSSSCHLHGPATPEKFESPIRSKSMKDEHSPLLKRNGSKSCLQQVHGSSGQEKCRNRSERHIDELTWNQEKSSMRTSSTTNGDKSDKNPEIDSRRSQATSSSRRRNLFSTTNNHVLVSDQHCISSKSYTTSNNKKESSSVISLQSGPSPSCEVQSQSPMKPNWVEESPLCTAESSPQYLSASSKDNVPKRSPFGGSRSYICHYSDYPSYMACTESSKAKVRSLSAPKQRPNQCDRSSSSNRYSLNGLGSQRPNYALQGCFANKGYPGSGRLDKLGMPVGYRF